In the genome of Cryptomeria japonica chromosome 8, Sugi_1.0, whole genome shotgun sequence, one region contains:
- the LOC131857838 gene encoding uncharacterized protein LOC131857838, protein MNNRLSFGIIKNASLTYWDEQMKKCWEGLSFPPFVGDGPVASLQSRAECRWQPPGEGWVKLNLDGASRGNPRQAGIGFYVHNWECKEITTLASPVGIKTNNWAELMALVEGLHLFRKLGVKNLDIEGDSAIIVNALRKGNMPNWRLNTLLSKAIDLCKGFDRFIVNHIYREGNKRADELANMGADGIKLLSKPP, encoded by the coding sequence atgaacaataGACTTTCATTTGGCATAATTAAGAATGCCTCACTAACCTACTGGGATGAACAGATGAAAAAATGTTGGGAGGGCTTAtcttttcctccctttgtaggggaTGGTCCTGTTGCAAGTCTTCAATCAAGAGCTGAATGTAGATGGCAGCCCCCAGGCGAAGGATGGGTGAAGTTAAACCTTGATGGGGCATCTCGTGGCAATCCAAGGCAAGCAGGTATAGGATTCTATGTTCATAATTGGGAATGCAAAGAAATCACCACCCTTGCCTCCCCAGTTGGCATCAAAACCAACAATTGGGCGGAATTGATGGCCCTGGTGGAAGGTTTGCATCTGTTTAGGAAATTAGGAGTAAAAAATTTGGatattgaaggagattcggctataattgtcaacgCTCTTAGGAAAGGCAACATGCCTAACTGGAGACTAAACACTTTGCTATCAAAGGCTATTGACTTATGCAAAGGTTTTGACAGGTTtatagtcaatcatatttatagggaaggtaacAAAAGAGCCGATGAGCTGGCCAACATGGGAGCGGATGGCATCAAGCTCCTCTCTAAGCCTCCCTAA